From Chitinophagales bacterium, the proteins below share one genomic window:
- a CDS encoding S-adenosylmethionine:tRNA ribosyltransferase-isomerase gives MHPKNLFIADFTYTLPYEKIAQHLLAQRDQSRMLVYEDGKVTDTAFGDIAEHLPGNSTIIFNDTKVIHARIIFENEHHAAIEVFLLEPAEPFHDMQLAMFQHGACTWRCLVGNAKKWREKKLVKKISIDGRNGLLEVKQAGKAGDDFLIHFSWTPEEISFAKILEATGFVPLPPYIKRTAAGDDEERYQTIYAIQDGSVAAPTAGLHFSNTVFEALEQKNIQRLFVTLHVGAGTFKPVKEMQIRDHPMHAEQMIVHKETLEQLIARLDEPIIAVGTTSCRTLESMYWLGKMILDGAEDFQIAQWAPYEEVMASDEAINTSSITAKQSLMAILQYLQRHKLNQLTASTKLIIAPGYTFKIVDGLITNFHLPNSTLLLLVAAFIGDDWRMVYDYALAHNFRFLSYGDGSLLWSKRSHT, from the coding sequence ATCCGAAGAACTTATTCATTGCTGACTTTACCTACACCTTGCCGTATGAAAAAATCGCGCAGCATCTGCTGGCGCAACGAGATCAATCCAGGATGCTGGTGTATGAAGATGGAAAAGTGACCGACACTGCGTTCGGAGATATCGCAGAACACCTTCCCGGTAATTCCACCATCATCTTTAATGATACAAAGGTGATCCATGCGCGTATCATTTTTGAAAATGAGCATCATGCAGCCATTGAAGTCTTTCTGCTTGAGCCGGCAGAACCATTTCACGATATGCAACTGGCGATGTTTCAGCATGGCGCATGTACCTGGCGCTGCTTGGTTGGCAATGCAAAAAAATGGCGGGAGAAAAAACTGGTTAAAAAAATTTCAATTGACGGCAGGAACGGATTACTGGAAGTGAAACAGGCTGGCAAAGCCGGTGACGACTTTCTAATTCACTTTTCATGGACCCCGGAAGAAATATCATTTGCAAAAATTCTGGAGGCTACCGGTTTTGTGCCCCTTCCACCCTATATTAAAAGAACAGCAGCCGGTGATGATGAAGAACGTTATCAGACGATCTATGCAATACAGGATGGATCTGTGGCAGCACCAACTGCCGGCCTCCATTTTTCAAACACGGTTTTTGAAGCATTAGAGCAGAAAAATATTCAACGGCTCTTTGTTACCCTGCATGTGGGCGCCGGCACTTTCAAACCGGTAAAAGAAATGCAGATACGCGATCATCCGATGCATGCGGAACAGATGATCGTGCATAAAGAAACACTGGAACAATTAATTGCGCGACTGGATGAGCCAATTATTGCCGTGGGCACCACATCGTGCCGTACTTTGGAAAGCATGTACTGGCTGGGGAAGATGATACTGGATGGGGCGGAAGACTTTCAAATTGCACAATGGGCTCCCTATGAAGAAGTGATGGCCAGTGATGAAGCAATAAATACATCATCCATCACTGCAAAACAATCGCTCATGGCTATTCTTCAATACCTTCAGCGCCATAAGCTGAATCAGCTCACAGCCAGCACGAAACTGATCATTGCACCCGGCTATACTTTTAAGATCGTTGACGGGCTGATCACCAATTTTCATCTGCCCAACAGCACTTTGCTTTTGCTGGTTGCTGCTTTCATTGGTGATGACTGGCGCATGGTGTACGACTATGCCCTTGCACATAATTTCCGCTTTCTAAGCTATGGCGATGGCAGTTTATTATGGAGTAAACGCAGCCATACATAA